In the Nicotiana tabacum cultivar K326 chromosome 16, ASM71507v2, whole genome shotgun sequence genome, one interval contains:
- the LOC107806347 gene encoding uncharacterized protein LOC107806347 isoform X1, with product MRRSNNRKCRLWWPTHLSSLNQLNLHSYAFLFGWFISSSEASFDIVVAFACDESALLSMTTTHTNLERVVQGINRKMPVLLQDKSKFSLLGYYAADCSSNGKLLMVRGKGKKHINYTDKRTCLCADELAPEGKCGRWRCGCHKLDVILEQCRALALEDNIWAQIVCDNSLAVSRKVELIPKVHHIHRKGEAIFQLDVHVVFYGIPVFGGHHYSLGFKSSSDGVTNHCKKPEWVKDLNRKQPYLDLDAVILSINTANAAKVFTEAYCSAKRSRVSFHFFCMFSILTWQLLAVLLASFSTIFYVVLQSFHVLSHVSQSYIYVALEKVFCNTCKNLEIRCCQLLYWPVFLKDYGLRSQSCVEYAEKAAFHKHSMWTSLVVDLLLGNFLGIILWCRAREACAWISVFSENATNYLLRTGCVWLMGNPAGFKLNTELAGVLGTISLIAIQIWSTIWWLLGLFLIHLIKVVAVFGSLFGLTAAAALIIDTISLATTHVSTLQWLLTLLYSWQIQAVDALWRLFRGRKWNPLRQRLDSYAYSVEQHVVGSLLFTPLLLLLPTTSLFYIFFTIMKTTISFVCIAIQFGISIIHATPYIKIFIWFVRRKRFPCGLWFDIVLCQRNATNSSEVKSAEKTASGSENSLRASCCRSTVLVSFLHSNFLNLRQVVWPHYRNVFSDVSRSSIALSAYGILTGKRTPSAPKIGLPPTLPWLSIPYKEYWRLCHEAVLACKQDCICQLHR from the exons ATGAGAAGAAGCAATAATAGAAAGTGCAGGCTTTGGTGGCCAACGCATCTATCTTCTTTAAATCAATTGAATTTGCATTCCTATGCTTTCTTATTCGGTTGGTTCATTTCTTCCTCTGAAGCTTCTTTCGACATTGTTGTCGCTTTTGCTTGCGATGAGTCTGCCCTTCTTTCTATGACCACTACACATACGAATCTTGAG AGGGTTGTTCAAGGCATAAACAGAAAGATGCCTGTACTTCTACAAGATAAAAGCAAGTTCTCTCTGCTTGGTTATTATGCAGCGGATTGTAGCAGCAATGGGAAGCTGCTAATGGTCAGAGGCAAAGGGAAAAAGCATATCAACTATACTGATAAGAGGACATGCTTATGTGCGGACGAACTTGCACCTGAAGGGAAGTGTGGAAGATGGAGATGTGGATGTCACAAATTGGATGTGATACTAGAGCAGTGTAGGGCATTAGCTTTAGAGGATAACATTTGGGCacagattgtatgtgataattcTCTAGCTGTTAGCAGAAAAGTGGAGCTAATACCAAAAGTGCATCATATACATAGGAAGGGAGAAGCCATATTCCAATTAGATGTTCAC GTAGTGTTTTATGGAATTCCCGTGTTTGGTGGCCACCATTACTCATTGGGTTTCAAGAGTTCATCTGATGGGGTGACAAACCATTGCAAGAAGCCTGAATGGGTTAAGGATCTTAACAGGAAGCAACCATATCTTGACTTG GATGCTGTAATTCTATCTATCAACACTGCTAATGCGGCTAAAGTATTTACCGAAGCATATTGTTCTGCCAAAAGATCCAGGGTTTCGTTCCATTTCTTTTGCAT GTTTTCTATTTTGACATGGCAACTGCTTGCTGTATTGCTTGCATCATTCTCAACTATCTTCTACGTCGTCCTTCAGTCGTTCCATGTCTTGAGCCATGTGTCCCAATCATATATCTACGTCGCATTGGAGAAGGTATTCTGCAATACATGTAAAAATCTAGAAATACGGTGCTGCCAACTCCTGTATTGGCCAGTTTTTCTCAAAGATTATGGTCTCAG GTCTCAATCTTGTGTGGAGTATGCTGAGAAAGCAGCATTTCACAAGCATTCCATGTGGACAAGCCTTGTAGTTGATCTACTTCTGGGGAACTTTCTTGGCATCATATTGTGGTGTCGAGCAAGAGAAGCTTGTGCATGGATTTCAGTTTTTTCTGAAAATGCCACTAATTATCTTCTGCGTACTGGTTGTGTGTGGCTTATGGGAAACCCAGCGGGATTCAAGCTGAACACTGAGCTAGCTGGAGTTCTTGGGACAATATCCCTGATTGCTATTCAAATTTGGTCTACCATTTGGTGGTTATTGGGTTTATTCTTGATTCATCTCATAAAAGTAGTTGCTGTATTTGGTTCGTTGTTTGGGCTGACTGCAGCAGCTGCTCTGATCATTGACACAATTTCACTAGCAACAACACATGTTTCTACTCTTCAGTGGTTGCTTACACTGCTCTATTCATGGCAAATACAGGCTGTAGATGCTTTATGGCGTCTTTTCAG GGGTAGGAAGTGGAATCCTCTTCGTCAGAGACTAGACAGCTATGCGTACAGTGTGGAGCAGCATGTAGTTGGGTCTCTCCTATTTACTCCACTTCTACTTCTGCTGCCGACGACTTCATTGTTCTATATTTTCTTCACCATTATGAAGACAACCATTAGCTTTGTCTGCATAGCCATTCAGTTTGGCATATCTATAATTCATGCCACACCGTACATTAAGATTTTCATTTGGTTCGTGAGGAGAAAACGTTTTCCTTGTGGATTATGgtttgatattgttttgtgtcAGAGAAATGCCACTAATTCTTCAGAGGTTAAATCTGCTGAAAAGACTGCATCAGGCTCTGAGAATTCTCTCCGCGCAAGCTGCTGTAGATCGACAGTTCTGGTTTCATTTCTTCACAGCAATTTTTTGAACTTAA GACAAGTAGTTTGGCCCCACTATCGAAATGTTTTTTCAGATGTATCTAGATCTTCTATTGCATTGTCAGCTTATGGAATTCTTACAGGAAAAAG AACTCCATCAGCTCCAAAGATTGGCCTTCCCCCGACGTTGCCATGGCTGTCTATTCCATATAAAGAATACTGGCGCCTTTGCCATGAAGCTGTCCTCGCTTGCAAGCAAGATTGCATCTGCCAATTGCACCGATAG
- the LOC107806347 gene encoding uncharacterized protein LOC107806347 isoform X2, translating to MRRSNNRKCRLWWPTHLSSLNQLNLHSYAFLFGWFISSSEASFDIVVAFACDESALLSMTTTHTNLERVVQGINRKMPVLLQDKSKFSLLGYYAADCSSNGKLLMVRGKGKKHINYTDKRTCLCADELAPEGKCGRWRCGCHKLDVILEQCRALALEDNIWAQIVCDNSLAVSRKVELIPKVHHIHRKGEAIFQLDVHVLFYGIPVFGGHHYSLGFKSSSDGVTNHCKKPEWVKDLNRKQPYLDLDAVILSINTANAAKVFTEAYCSAKRSRVSFHFFCMFSILTWQLLAVLLASFSTIFYVVLQSFHVLSHVSQSYIYVALEKVFCNTCKNLEIRCCQLLYWPVFLKDYGLRSQSCVEYAEKAAFHKHSMWTSLVVDLLLGNFLGIILWCRAREACAWISVFSENATNYLLRTGCVWLMGNPAGFKLNTELAGVLGTISLIAIQIWSTIWWLLGLFLIHLIKVVAVFGSLFGLTAAAALIIDTISLATTHVSTLQWLLTLLYSWQIQAVDALWRLFRGRKWNPLRQRLDSYAYSVEQHVVGSLLFTPLLLLLPTTSLFYIFFTIMKTTISFVCIAIQFGISIIHATPYIKIFIWFVRRKRFPCGLWFDIVLCQRNATNSSEVKSAEKTASGSENSLRASCCRSTVLVSFLHSNFLNLRQVVWPHYRNVFSDVSRSSIALSAYGILTGKRTPSAPKIGLPPTLPWLSIPYKEYWRLCHEAVLACKQDCICQLHR from the exons ATGAGAAGAAGCAATAATAGAAAGTGCAGGCTTTGGTGGCCAACGCATCTATCTTCTTTAAATCAATTGAATTTGCATTCCTATGCTTTCTTATTCGGTTGGTTCATTTCTTCCTCTGAAGCTTCTTTCGACATTGTTGTCGCTTTTGCTTGCGATGAGTCTGCCCTTCTTTCTATGACCACTACACATACGAATCTTGAG AGGGTTGTTCAAGGCATAAACAGAAAGATGCCTGTACTTCTACAAGATAAAAGCAAGTTCTCTCTGCTTGGTTATTATGCAGCGGATTGTAGCAGCAATGGGAAGCTGCTAATGGTCAGAGGCAAAGGGAAAAAGCATATCAACTATACTGATAAGAGGACATGCTTATGTGCGGACGAACTTGCACCTGAAGGGAAGTGTGGAAGATGGAGATGTGGATGTCACAAATTGGATGTGATACTAGAGCAGTGTAGGGCATTAGCTTTAGAGGATAACATTTGGGCacagattgtatgtgataattcTCTAGCTGTTAGCAGAAAAGTGGAGCTAATACCAAAAGTGCATCATATACATAGGAAGGGAGAAGCCATATTCCAATTAGATGTTCACGTAT TGTTTTATGGAATTCCCGTGTTTGGTGGCCACCATTACTCATTGGGTTTCAAGAGTTCATCTGATGGGGTGACAAACCATTGCAAGAAGCCTGAATGGGTTAAGGATCTTAACAGGAAGCAACCATATCTTGACTTG GATGCTGTAATTCTATCTATCAACACTGCTAATGCGGCTAAAGTATTTACCGAAGCATATTGTTCTGCCAAAAGATCCAGGGTTTCGTTCCATTTCTTTTGCAT GTTTTCTATTTTGACATGGCAACTGCTTGCTGTATTGCTTGCATCATTCTCAACTATCTTCTACGTCGTCCTTCAGTCGTTCCATGTCTTGAGCCATGTGTCCCAATCATATATCTACGTCGCATTGGAGAAGGTATTCTGCAATACATGTAAAAATCTAGAAATACGGTGCTGCCAACTCCTGTATTGGCCAGTTTTTCTCAAAGATTATGGTCTCAG GTCTCAATCTTGTGTGGAGTATGCTGAGAAAGCAGCATTTCACAAGCATTCCATGTGGACAAGCCTTGTAGTTGATCTACTTCTGGGGAACTTTCTTGGCATCATATTGTGGTGTCGAGCAAGAGAAGCTTGTGCATGGATTTCAGTTTTTTCTGAAAATGCCACTAATTATCTTCTGCGTACTGGTTGTGTGTGGCTTATGGGAAACCCAGCGGGATTCAAGCTGAACACTGAGCTAGCTGGAGTTCTTGGGACAATATCCCTGATTGCTATTCAAATTTGGTCTACCATTTGGTGGTTATTGGGTTTATTCTTGATTCATCTCATAAAAGTAGTTGCTGTATTTGGTTCGTTGTTTGGGCTGACTGCAGCAGCTGCTCTGATCATTGACACAATTTCACTAGCAACAACACATGTTTCTACTCTTCAGTGGTTGCTTACACTGCTCTATTCATGGCAAATACAGGCTGTAGATGCTTTATGGCGTCTTTTCAG GGGTAGGAAGTGGAATCCTCTTCGTCAGAGACTAGACAGCTATGCGTACAGTGTGGAGCAGCATGTAGTTGGGTCTCTCCTATTTACTCCACTTCTACTTCTGCTGCCGACGACTTCATTGTTCTATATTTTCTTCACCATTATGAAGACAACCATTAGCTTTGTCTGCATAGCCATTCAGTTTGGCATATCTATAATTCATGCCACACCGTACATTAAGATTTTCATTTGGTTCGTGAGGAGAAAACGTTTTCCTTGTGGATTATGgtttgatattgttttgtgtcAGAGAAATGCCACTAATTCTTCAGAGGTTAAATCTGCTGAAAAGACTGCATCAGGCTCTGAGAATTCTCTCCGCGCAAGCTGCTGTAGATCGACAGTTCTGGTTTCATTTCTTCACAGCAATTTTTTGAACTTAA GACAAGTAGTTTGGCCCCACTATCGAAATGTTTTTTCAGATGTATCTAGATCTTCTATTGCATTGTCAGCTTATGGAATTCTTACAGGAAAAAG AACTCCATCAGCTCCAAAGATTGGCCTTCCCCCGACGTTGCCATGGCTGTCTATTCCATATAAAGAATACTGGCGCCTTTGCCATGAAGCTGTCCTCGCTTGCAAGCAAGATTGCATCTGCCAATTGCACCGATAG
- the LOC107806347 gene encoding uncharacterized protein LOC107806347 isoform X4: MFSILTWQLLAVLLASFSTIFYVVLQSFHVLSHVSQSYIYVALEKVFCNTCKNLEIRCCQLLYWPVFLKDYGLRSQSCVEYAEKAAFHKHSMWTSLVVDLLLGNFLGIILWCRAREACAWISVFSENATNYLLRTGCVWLMGNPAGFKLNTELAGVLGTISLIAIQIWSTIWWLLGLFLIHLIKVVAVFGSLFGLTAAAALIIDTISLATTHVSTLQWLLTLLYSWQIQAVDALWRLFRGRKWNPLRQRLDSYAYSVEQHVVGSLLFTPLLLLLPTTSLFYIFFTIMKTTISFVCIAIQFGISIIHATPYIKIFIWFVRRKRFPCGLWFDIVLCQRNATNSSEVKSAEKTASGSENSLRASCCRSTVLVSFLHSNFLNLRQVVWPHYRNVFSDVSRSSIALSAYGILTGKRTPSAPKIGLPPTLPWLSIPYKEYWRLCHEAVLACKQDCICQLHR; this comes from the exons AT GTTTTCTATTTTGACATGGCAACTGCTTGCTGTATTGCTTGCATCATTCTCAACTATCTTCTACGTCGTCCTTCAGTCGTTCCATGTCTTGAGCCATGTGTCCCAATCATATATCTACGTCGCATTGGAGAAGGTATTCTGCAATACATGTAAAAATCTAGAAATACGGTGCTGCCAACTCCTGTATTGGCCAGTTTTTCTCAAAGATTATGGTCTCAG GTCTCAATCTTGTGTGGAGTATGCTGAGAAAGCAGCATTTCACAAGCATTCCATGTGGACAAGCCTTGTAGTTGATCTACTTCTGGGGAACTTTCTTGGCATCATATTGTGGTGTCGAGCAAGAGAAGCTTGTGCATGGATTTCAGTTTTTTCTGAAAATGCCACTAATTATCTTCTGCGTACTGGTTGTGTGTGGCTTATGGGAAACCCAGCGGGATTCAAGCTGAACACTGAGCTAGCTGGAGTTCTTGGGACAATATCCCTGATTGCTATTCAAATTTGGTCTACCATTTGGTGGTTATTGGGTTTATTCTTGATTCATCTCATAAAAGTAGTTGCTGTATTTGGTTCGTTGTTTGGGCTGACTGCAGCAGCTGCTCTGATCATTGACACAATTTCACTAGCAACAACACATGTTTCTACTCTTCAGTGGTTGCTTACACTGCTCTATTCATGGCAAATACAGGCTGTAGATGCTTTATGGCGTCTTTTCAG GGGTAGGAAGTGGAATCCTCTTCGTCAGAGACTAGACAGCTATGCGTACAGTGTGGAGCAGCATGTAGTTGGGTCTCTCCTATTTACTCCACTTCTACTTCTGCTGCCGACGACTTCATTGTTCTATATTTTCTTCACCATTATGAAGACAACCATTAGCTTTGTCTGCATAGCCATTCAGTTTGGCATATCTATAATTCATGCCACACCGTACATTAAGATTTTCATTTGGTTCGTGAGGAGAAAACGTTTTCCTTGTGGATTATGgtttgatattgttttgtgtcAGAGAAATGCCACTAATTCTTCAGAGGTTAAATCTGCTGAAAAGACTGCATCAGGCTCTGAGAATTCTCTCCGCGCAAGCTGCTGTAGATCGACAGTTCTGGTTTCATTTCTTCACAGCAATTTTTTGAACTTAA GACAAGTAGTTTGGCCCCACTATCGAAATGTTTTTTCAGATGTATCTAGATCTTCTATTGCATTGTCAGCTTATGGAATTCTTACAGGAAAAAG AACTCCATCAGCTCCAAAGATTGGCCTTCCCCCGACGTTGCCATGGCTGTCTATTCCATATAAAGAATACTGGCGCCTTTGCCATGAAGCTGTCCTCGCTTGCAAGCAAGATTGCATCTGCCAATTGCACCGATAG
- the LOC107806347 gene encoding phosphatidylinositol N-acetylglucosaminyltransferase subunit GPI1 isoform X3: MFTYVVFYGIPVFGGHHYSLGFKSSSDGVTNHCKKPEWVKDLNRKQPYLDLDAVILSINTANAAKVFTEAYCSAKRSRVSFHFFCMFSILTWQLLAVLLASFSTIFYVVLQSFHVLSHVSQSYIYVALEKVFCNTCKNLEIRCCQLLYWPVFLKDYGLRSQSCVEYAEKAAFHKHSMWTSLVVDLLLGNFLGIILWCRAREACAWISVFSENATNYLLRTGCVWLMGNPAGFKLNTELAGVLGTISLIAIQIWSTIWWLLGLFLIHLIKVVAVFGSLFGLTAAAALIIDTISLATTHVSTLQWLLTLLYSWQIQAVDALWRLFRGRKWNPLRQRLDSYAYSVEQHVVGSLLFTPLLLLLPTTSLFYIFFTIMKTTISFVCIAIQFGISIIHATPYIKIFIWFVRRKRFPCGLWFDIVLCQRNATNSSEVKSAEKTASGSENSLRASCCRSTVLVSFLHSNFLNLRQVVWPHYRNVFSDVSRSSIALSAYGILTGKRTPSAPKIGLPPTLPWLSIPYKEYWRLCHEAVLACKQDCICQLHR; encoded by the exons ATGTTCACGTAT GTAGTGTTTTATGGAATTCCCGTGTTTGGTGGCCACCATTACTCATTGGGTTTCAAGAGTTCATCTGATGGGGTGACAAACCATTGCAAGAAGCCTGAATGGGTTAAGGATCTTAACAGGAAGCAACCATATCTTGACTTG GATGCTGTAATTCTATCTATCAACACTGCTAATGCGGCTAAAGTATTTACCGAAGCATATTGTTCTGCCAAAAGATCCAGGGTTTCGTTCCATTTCTTTTGCAT GTTTTCTATTTTGACATGGCAACTGCTTGCTGTATTGCTTGCATCATTCTCAACTATCTTCTACGTCGTCCTTCAGTCGTTCCATGTCTTGAGCCATGTGTCCCAATCATATATCTACGTCGCATTGGAGAAGGTATTCTGCAATACATGTAAAAATCTAGAAATACGGTGCTGCCAACTCCTGTATTGGCCAGTTTTTCTCAAAGATTATGGTCTCAG GTCTCAATCTTGTGTGGAGTATGCTGAGAAAGCAGCATTTCACAAGCATTCCATGTGGACAAGCCTTGTAGTTGATCTACTTCTGGGGAACTTTCTTGGCATCATATTGTGGTGTCGAGCAAGAGAAGCTTGTGCATGGATTTCAGTTTTTTCTGAAAATGCCACTAATTATCTTCTGCGTACTGGTTGTGTGTGGCTTATGGGAAACCCAGCGGGATTCAAGCTGAACACTGAGCTAGCTGGAGTTCTTGGGACAATATCCCTGATTGCTATTCAAATTTGGTCTACCATTTGGTGGTTATTGGGTTTATTCTTGATTCATCTCATAAAAGTAGTTGCTGTATTTGGTTCGTTGTTTGGGCTGACTGCAGCAGCTGCTCTGATCATTGACACAATTTCACTAGCAACAACACATGTTTCTACTCTTCAGTGGTTGCTTACACTGCTCTATTCATGGCAAATACAGGCTGTAGATGCTTTATGGCGTCTTTTCAG GGGTAGGAAGTGGAATCCTCTTCGTCAGAGACTAGACAGCTATGCGTACAGTGTGGAGCAGCATGTAGTTGGGTCTCTCCTATTTACTCCACTTCTACTTCTGCTGCCGACGACTTCATTGTTCTATATTTTCTTCACCATTATGAAGACAACCATTAGCTTTGTCTGCATAGCCATTCAGTTTGGCATATCTATAATTCATGCCACACCGTACATTAAGATTTTCATTTGGTTCGTGAGGAGAAAACGTTTTCCTTGTGGATTATGgtttgatattgttttgtgtcAGAGAAATGCCACTAATTCTTCAGAGGTTAAATCTGCTGAAAAGACTGCATCAGGCTCTGAGAATTCTCTCCGCGCAAGCTGCTGTAGATCGACAGTTCTGGTTTCATTTCTTCACAGCAATTTTTTGAACTTAA GACAAGTAGTTTGGCCCCACTATCGAAATGTTTTTTCAGATGTATCTAGATCTTCTATTGCATTGTCAGCTTATGGAATTCTTACAGGAAAAAG AACTCCATCAGCTCCAAAGATTGGCCTTCCCCCGACGTTGCCATGGCTGTCTATTCCATATAAAGAATACTGGCGCCTTTGCCATGAAGCTGTCCTCGCTTGCAAGCAAGATTGCATCTGCCAATTGCACCGATAG